One window of Paenibacillus albicereus genomic DNA carries:
- a CDS encoding RNA polymerase sigma factor: MTEADWEEHLMLQIASRSSDALEQLYDRYEKPLYSFIYRIVKDSMAAEEIVQELFLKLWNHAEAYVSNGRSGKVSTWIFTMARNGAIDWLRKRDRRPAASGQDGMDELRDPITTELTVENRMMAEQMRQALSGLSQEQQQVIEWVYYGGYTQQEIADRHDIPLGTVKSRIRLGLRQLRTQLGESWRGEVRS; the protein is encoded by the coding sequence ATGACCGAGGCAGACTGGGAGGAGCATCTGATGCTTCAGATCGCCTCCCGGAGCAGCGATGCGCTGGAGCAGCTTTACGATCGCTATGAGAAGCCGTTGTACTCGTTCATCTATCGGATCGTCAAGGACAGCATGGCGGCGGAAGAGATTGTCCAGGAGCTGTTCCTCAAGCTTTGGAACCATGCCGAGGCGTATGTTTCGAACGGCCGCTCGGGAAAGGTCAGCACATGGATCTTTACGATGGCGCGCAACGGAGCGATCGACTGGCTGCGCAAGCGCGACCGCCGTCCGGCCGCCAGCGGCCAAGACGGCATGGATGAGCTGCGCGATCCGATCACGACGGAGCTGACCGTCGAGAATCGGATGATGGCGGAGCAGATGAGGCAGGCATTGTCGGGCCTCAGCCAAGAGCAGCAGCAGGTGATCGAATGGGTCTATTATGGCGGCTATACCCAGCAGGAAATCGCGGACAGGCACGACATCCCGCTCGGCACGGTAAAAAGTCGAATCCGCCTCGGCCTTCGCCAGCTGCGCACTCAGCTGGGCGAATCATGGAGGGGGGAGGTTCGATCATGA
- a CDS encoding urease subunit gamma yields the protein MQLTEREKEKLLITVAADVARRRLNRGVKLNYPESVALITSEIMEGARDGQTVARLMEYGTQILTRSQVMEGVPEMIHEVQVEATFPDGTKLVTVHHPIGG from the coding sequence ATGCAGTTGACCGAGCGCGAGAAAGAAAAGCTGCTCATCACGGTGGCGGCCGACGTGGCTCGCCGCAGGCTGAACCGAGGCGTCAAGCTCAACTATCCCGAGAGCGTGGCGCTCATCACGTCCGAGATCATGGAGGGCGCGCGCGACGGCCAGACTGTCGCCCGCCTGATGGAGTACGGGACGCAGATCCTGACCCGTAGCCAGGTCATGGAGGGCGTGCCGGAGATGATCCACGAGGTGCAGGTAGAGGCGACCTTCCCCGACGGCACGAAGCTCGTGACGGTGCATCATCCGATCGGCGGATAG
- a CDS encoding AI-2E family transporter, whose translation MLMFYRKYWRTAFDIGLIALTVYLIMLAFSFLYSIAAPIFLSLLIFAVIEPLARLLHRIGLKKSIASALSILLFSAVVLGLFFGAGYIMVREANSIAHKLPQYQAILQEQLAQGSIWLKDKTSALPPDTVDKIQDYIDALTRWGQKVAESFLLKAAGYLNSVSTFMFNFVLGVILAYFLSIEIADWKRIASSKTPRTFKKAFLFLRENVFSGIVGYLKAQLKLISITFIVIFVSLLALGVDNALTISAIAAVFDVLPLLGVGTVFVPWIAYLLIVGDYNLAIWLGILFLVIVAARQILEPLITGDTLGVSAFTMLAFMVISLSLFGVAGVILSPVLVILVKALYDQGYFRRWITPPKDEYDVELAEKG comes from the coding sequence ATGCTGATGTTTTACCGCAAGTATTGGCGCACCGCGTTCGATATCGGCCTGATCGCGCTGACCGTGTACCTCATTATGCTCGCGTTCAGCTTCCTTTACTCCATCGCGGCGCCGATCTTCCTGTCGCTGCTCATCTTCGCCGTCATCGAGCCGCTGGCAAGGCTGCTGCATCGGATCGGACTCAAGAAGTCGATCGCGTCGGCGCTCTCGATTCTGCTGTTCTCCGCCGTCGTGCTCGGCCTCTTCTTCGGCGCGGGCTACATCATGGTGCGCGAGGCGAACTCGATCGCCCACAAGCTGCCCCAGTACCAGGCGATCCTGCAGGAGCAGCTCGCCCAAGGCTCCATCTGGCTCAAGGACAAGACGAGCGCGCTGCCGCCGGATACGGTCGACAAGATCCAGGACTATATCGACGCCTTGACCCGTTGGGGGCAAAAGGTCGCGGAAAGCTTCCTGCTGAAGGCCGCCGGATACCTGAACTCGGTTTCCACCTTCATGTTCAACTTCGTGCTCGGCGTCATTCTCGCGTACTTCCTGAGCATCGAGATCGCCGACTGGAAGCGGATCGCCTCCAGCAAGACGCCCCGCACGTTCAAAAAAGCCTTCCTGTTCCTCCGCGAAAACGTCTTTTCCGGCATCGTCGGCTATCTCAAAGCCCAGCTCAAGCTCATCTCGATCACCTTCATCGTCATCTTCGTCTCGCTGCTGGCGCTCGGCGTCGACAACGCGCTGACGATATCCGCCATCGCCGCCGTGTTCGACGTGCTGCCGCTGCTCGGCGTCGGCACCGTGTTCGTCCCCTGGATCGCTTATCTGCTCATCGTCGGAGACTACAATCTGGCGATCTGGCTCGGCATCCTGTTCCTCGTCATCGTCGCCGCGAGGCAGATCCTCGAGCCGCTCATCACCGGAGACACGCTCGGCGTCTCCGCCTTCACGATGCTGGCCTTCATGGTCATCTCGCTGTCCTTGTTCGGCGTCGCGGGCGTCATCCTCTCTCCGGTGCTCGTCATCCTCGTCAAGGCGCTTTACGATCAAGGCTACTTCCGACGCTGGATCACGCCTCCCAAGGACGAATACGACGTCGAGCTCGCGGAGAAGGGCTGA
- a CDS encoding copper amine oxidase N-terminal domain-containing protein translates to MSIKSTYRSKKAAGLLLAGILIAGAGAAAPSAEAAKDAPKVLVNGLRQTLDHDPIVKDGRTLVPLRGIFEAMGATVDWDQYEQTIQATRGKNEIFLQVNKTKAKVNDMEIELSVPAQNMSGTTMVPLRFIAEALGAYCVYYPDQNLITITDRVES, encoded by the coding sequence ATGAGTATTAAGAGTACATATCGAAGCAAGAAAGCGGCAGGGCTGCTGCTGGCCGGCATCCTGATCGCCGGCGCCGGAGCGGCCGCTCCGTCCGCGGAGGCCGCCAAGGACGCGCCTAAAGTGCTGGTCAACGGCTTGAGGCAGACGCTTGACCACGATCCGATCGTCAAGGACGGGCGCACACTCGTGCCGCTGCGCGGCATCTTCGAGGCGATGGGCGCGACGGTCGACTGGGACCAGTACGAGCAGACGATCCAGGCGACGCGCGGCAAGAACGAAATCTTCCTCCAGGTCAACAAGACCAAGGCCAAGGTCAACGACATGGAGATCGAGCTGTCGGTGCCGGCGCAGAACATGAGCGGCACGACGATGGTGCCGCTGCGCTTCATCGCCGAGGCACTGGGCGCATACTGCGTCTATTATCCGGACCAGAACCTCATCACGATCACCGACCGCGTGGAAAGCTGA
- the ilvD gene encoding dihydroxy-acid dehydratase: MAPKKMRSDMIKKGFDRAPHRSLLRAAGVKEEDFDKPFIAVCNSYIDIIPGHVHLQEFGKVVKEAIREAGGVPFEFNTIGVDDGIAMGHIGMRYSLASREIIADSVETVVNAHWFDGMVCIPNCDKITPGMMMGMLRVNIPSIMVSGGPMKAGRTSDGRAISLTSVFEGVGQFMAGKIDEVGLTELEQFGCPTCGSCSGMFTANSMNCLAEALGIALPGNGSILAVAEERKEFVRESARQLMKLIEMDLRPRDIVTAEAIDNAFALDMAMGGSTNTVLHTLAIAHEAGIEYPIARINEVANRVPHLSKLAPASDLHMEDVHEAGGVSAVLRELLNKPGALHTECMTVTGKTIRENVEDTEIKRRDVVRPIDDPHSERGGLAVLFGNLAPDGGIIKVGAVDKSVGGYHRGPAICFDSQDAVLEGLSKGLVKEGHVVVIRYEGPKGGPGMPEMLAPTSQIVGMGLGAKVGLITDGRFSGASRGISIGHISPEAADGGPLAFVHDGDIIELDMNNRTIQLEISDEEMAKRRAEWTGFELKIKRGYLARYAHLVTSASTGGVMKI, encoded by the coding sequence ATGGCACCGAAGAAGATGCGTTCTGACATGATCAAAAAAGGCTTCGACCGAGCCCCGCACCGCAGCCTGCTGCGCGCCGCCGGCGTCAAGGAAGAGGACTTCGACAAGCCGTTCATTGCCGTATGCAATTCCTATATCGACATCATCCCCGGCCACGTCCACCTGCAGGAATTCGGCAAGGTCGTCAAGGAAGCGATCCGCGAGGCGGGCGGCGTGCCGTTCGAGTTCAATACGATCGGCGTCGACGACGGCATCGCCATGGGCCACATCGGCATGCGCTACTCGCTGGCGAGCCGCGAGATCATCGCCGACTCCGTCGAGACGGTCGTCAACGCCCACTGGTTCGACGGCATGGTGTGCATCCCCAACTGCGACAAGATCACGCCCGGCATGATGATGGGCATGCTCCGCGTCAACATCCCGTCCATCATGGTGAGCGGCGGCCCGATGAAGGCCGGCCGCACGAGCGACGGCCGCGCCATCTCGCTGACGAGCGTGTTCGAGGGCGTCGGCCAGTTCATGGCTGGCAAGATCGACGAGGTCGGCCTGACCGAGCTCGAGCAGTTCGGCTGTCCGACCTGCGGCTCCTGCTCCGGCATGTTCACCGCCAACTCGATGAACTGCCTCGCCGAGGCGCTCGGCATCGCCCTCCCGGGCAACGGCTCCATCCTGGCCGTAGCGGAAGAGCGCAAGGAATTCGTCCGGGAGTCCGCCCGCCAGCTCATGAAGCTGATCGAGATGGATCTGCGTCCGCGCGACATCGTCACGGCAGAGGCGATCGACAACGCCTTCGCGCTCGACATGGCGATGGGCGGATCGACCAATACCGTCCTCCATACGCTCGCGATCGCGCATGAAGCCGGCATCGAGTACCCGATCGCCCGCATCAACGAAGTCGCCAACCGCGTGCCGCATCTGTCCAAGCTTGCTCCGGCGTCCGACCTTCATATGGAGGACGTGCATGAGGCCGGCGGCGTCAGCGCCGTGCTGCGCGAGCTGCTCAACAAGCCGGGCGCGCTGCATACCGAGTGCATGACCGTCACCGGCAAGACGATCCGCGAGAACGTCGAGGACACGGAAATCAAGCGTCGCGACGTCGTGCGCCCGATCGACGATCCGCACTCCGAGCGCGGCGGCCTGGCCGTGCTGTTCGGCAACCTGGCTCCGGACGGCGGGATCATCAAGGTCGGCGCCGTGGACAAGTCCGTCGGCGGCTACCACCGCGGCCCGGCGATCTGCTTCGACTCGCAGGACGCGGTCCTGGAGGGTCTCAGCAAAGGACTCGTCAAGGAAGGCCATGTCGTCGTCATCCGCTACGAAGGGCCGAAGGGCGGTCCCGGCATGCCGGAGATGCTCGCTCCGACGTCGCAGATCGTCGGCATGGGCCTCGGCGCCAAGGTCGGCCTCATCACCGACGGCCGCTTCTCGGGCGCTTCGCGCGGCATCAGCATCGGCCACATCTCGCCCGAGGCGGCGGACGGCGGACCGCTCGCGTTCGTCCATGACGGCGACATCATCGAGCTCGACATGAACAACCGCACGATCCAGCTCGAGATCAGCGACGAGGAGATGGCCAAGCGCCGCGCCGAATGGACCGGCTTTGAGCTCAAGATCAAGCGGGGCTACCTGGCCCGCTACGCTCATCTGGTCACCTCCGCCAGCACCGGCGGCGTCATGAAAATCTAA
- a CDS encoding polysaccharide deacetylase family protein has protein sequence MENLLVWGFYFLSLYAFIPGLISRLFGFRVFKRGVADKEISLTFDDGPDPVYTPMLLDLLARHRAKATFFVVGSHAEQHPELLRRMRDEGHTVGIHNYVHKSNWIMRPKAVRKQIALTSAVIEQAIGETPVFYRPPWGIVNLFDFSKKGQYKIVLWSGIFGDWKAHDTSERLKRRLLKKLRPGEVMLLHDCGRTLGADEDAPAQMLEALEVYLQEGGRMGFRFVTVPRLMELTETNKAKRPGAFNRLLAGAWLQYEKLFHLVFRLKPVSIEKGGKPTFHYRKVAYNGPPIELREGVRIVKGDPLAEIHLDNEMLRKAAVRSSSPVAVIVRLLREMESALPAVSAAVLSDPAMDKVKALYGVTMIHNGTDKLGFQVFDLPDSLFAKASRIYLKILFRILSAKPRAKSRKPRGASSRGEAKTMYPRMLFLSRRDMESYTSTSAPAPRRAVETQPEASLAALASEAAAAPSVLS, from the coding sequence ATGGAGAATTTGCTCGTCTGGGGATTCTACTTCCTATCGCTCTATGCGTTTATCCCAGGATTGATCAGCCGACTGTTCGGCTTTCGCGTCTTCAAGCGCGGAGTCGCGGACAAGGAGATCTCGCTCACCTTTGATGATGGTCCGGATCCCGTCTATACGCCCATGCTGCTTGATCTGCTCGCCAGGCACCGCGCCAAGGCGACTTTTTTTGTCGTCGGATCGCATGCGGAGCAGCATCCGGAATTGCTGCGGAGGATGAGGGACGAGGGGCATACGGTAGGCATCCACAATTACGTGCACAAGAGCAACTGGATCATGAGGCCCAAGGCCGTCCGGAAGCAGATCGCCCTGACGAGCGCGGTCATCGAGCAGGCGATCGGCGAGACGCCCGTCTTTTACCGGCCGCCGTGGGGAATCGTCAATCTGTTCGATTTTTCCAAGAAGGGACAGTACAAGATCGTGCTCTGGTCGGGCATATTCGGCGACTGGAAGGCCCATGACACGTCAGAGCGGCTGAAGCGCCGGCTGCTCAAGAAGCTCCGCCCGGGCGAGGTGATGCTGCTGCATGACTGCGGCCGCACGCTCGGAGCGGACGAGGATGCGCCGGCCCAGATGCTGGAGGCGCTGGAGGTGTACTTGCAGGAGGGCGGCCGCATGGGCTTCCGCTTCGTGACGGTGCCGAGGCTCATGGAGCTGACCGAGACCAACAAGGCGAAGCGGCCCGGTGCCTTCAACCGCCTGCTGGCGGGCGCCTGGCTCCAGTACGAGAAGCTGTTCCATCTCGTCTTTCGCTTGAAGCCGGTCAGCATCGAGAAAGGCGGCAAGCCGACGTTCCATTATCGCAAGGTCGCCTACAACGGACCGCCGATCGAGCTGAGGGAGGGCGTGCGCATCGTCAAGGGAGATCCCCTGGCCGAGATTCATCTCGACAACGAGATGCTCCGCAAAGCGGCGGTCCGCTCTTCTTCCCCGGTCGCCGTCATCGTCCGCCTCCTGCGCGAGATGGAGTCGGCTCTGCCGGCGGTGTCGGCCGCCGTGCTGAGCGATCCCGCGATGGACAAGGTCAAGGCGCTTTACGGAGTGACGATGATCCACAACGGAACCGACAAGCTGGGCTTTCAAGTGTTCGACCTCCCGGACAGCCTGTTCGCCAAAGCATCCCGCATTTATTTGAAGATTCTTTTCCGAATCCTTTCCGCCAAGCCCCGAGCCAAGTCGCGCAAGCCCCGTGGAGCGTCCTCCCGAGGCGAAGCCAAGACGATGTATCCGCGCATGCTCTTTCTCTCCCGCAGGGACATGGAGAGCTACACCAGCACGTCCGCCCCGGCTCCGCGCCGAGCGGTCGAGACGCAGCCCGAAGCTTCGCTGGCCGCTCTGGCGAGCGAGGCCGCGGCCGCTCCAAGCGTGCTCTCCTGA
- the ureC gene encoding urease subunit alpha codes for MREIDRGSYAGMFGPTMGDAVRLADTELWAVIEHDHTVYGDECKFGGGKVIRDGMGQSSSALRSEGVLDTLITNAVVIDHWGIVKGDIGIRDGRIVAVGKAGNPDIMDGVTPGMIVGASTEVIAAEGKIVTAGGIDAHIHYICPQQIETALSSGVTTMIGGGTGPATGTNATTCTPGAWHMARMLEAAEAFPMNLGFTGKGNASFQEPLIEQIEAGAIGLKLHEDWGTTPAAIDACLQAADRYDVQVAIHTDTLNESGFLEDTLAAIGGRTIHTYHTEGAGGGHAPDIIRAAGELNVLPSSTNPTRPFTVNTIEEHLDMLMVCHHLDSRIPEDVAFADSRIRPETIAAEDILHDMGVFSMLSSDSQAMGRVGEVILRTWQTADKMKRQRGPLAPDTDAGDNFRIKRYIAKYTINPAITHGVSHLVGSIEPGKLADLAVWSPMFFGVKPELVLKGGMIAYAQMGDPNASIPTPQPVFGRPMFGAFGKAMQRTSITFVSQAAYDGGIAERLGLQKWVEPVKGCRSVTKKDMIHNDATPDIVVDPETYRVTVDGEPAVCEPAETVPMAQRYFLF; via the coding sequence ATGAGGGAGATAGATCGCGGCAGCTACGCCGGCATGTTCGGCCCGACGATGGGCGACGCGGTACGGCTGGCGGACACCGAGCTGTGGGCCGTCATCGAGCACGACCATACGGTGTACGGGGACGAGTGCAAGTTCGGCGGAGGCAAGGTCATCCGCGACGGCATGGGCCAGTCGAGCTCCGCGCTGCGCAGCGAGGGCGTGCTCGACACGCTCATCACGAACGCCGTCGTCATCGACCACTGGGGCATCGTCAAAGGCGACATCGGCATCCGCGACGGCCGCATCGTCGCCGTCGGCAAGGCCGGCAATCCTGACATCATGGACGGCGTCACGCCGGGCATGATCGTCGGCGCGAGCACGGAGGTGATCGCGGCCGAGGGCAAGATCGTCACGGCGGGCGGCATCGACGCGCATATCCACTATATCTGTCCGCAGCAGATCGAGACCGCGCTCTCGTCGGGCGTGACGACGATGATCGGCGGCGGCACCGGTCCGGCGACCGGAACGAACGCCACCACCTGCACGCCGGGCGCCTGGCATATGGCCCGGATGCTGGAGGCGGCGGAGGCGTTTCCGATGAACCTCGGCTTCACCGGCAAGGGCAACGCCAGCTTCCAGGAGCCGCTGATCGAGCAGATCGAGGCGGGAGCGATCGGCCTCAAGCTGCACGAGGACTGGGGCACGACGCCGGCGGCGATCGACGCCTGCCTGCAGGCGGCCGACCGCTACGACGTGCAGGTCGCCATCCATACCGATACGCTCAACGAATCGGGCTTCCTGGAGGATACGCTGGCCGCGATCGGCGGCCGCACGATCCATACGTACCATACCGAGGGCGCCGGAGGCGGCCATGCGCCGGACATCATCCGCGCGGCGGGCGAGCTCAACGTGCTGCCGAGCTCGACGAATCCGACGCGTCCGTTTACGGTGAACACGATCGAGGAGCATCTGGACATGCTCATGGTGTGCCATCACCTGGACTCGCGGATACCGGAGGACGTCGCCTTCGCCGACTCGCGCATCCGGCCGGAGACGATCGCCGCGGAGGACATCCTGCACGACATGGGCGTATTCAGCATGCTGAGCTCCGACTCCCAGGCGATGGGCCGCGTCGGCGAGGTCATCCTGCGCACGTGGCAGACCGCCGACAAGATGAAGCGGCAGCGGGGCCCGCTCGCGCCGGATACGGACGCCGGAGACAACTTCCGCATCAAGCGCTATATCGCCAAGTACACGATCAATCCGGCGATCACGCACGGCGTCTCGCATCTCGTCGGCTCGATCGAGCCGGGCAAGCTTGCCGACCTCGCGGTCTGGAGCCCGATGTTCTTCGGCGTCAAGCCGGAGCTCGTCCTCAAGGGCGGCATGATCGCCTACGCCCAGATGGGCGATCCGAACGCTTCGATCCCGACGCCGCAGCCGGTGTTCGGCCGTCCGATGTTCGGCGCGTTCGGCAAGGCGATGCAGCGCACGAGCATCACCTTCGTCTCCCAAGCGGCTTATGACGGAGGCATCGCCGAGCGGCTCGGGCTGCAGAAATGGGTCGAGCCGGTCAAGGGCTGCCGCTCCGTCACGAAGAAGGACATGATTCACAACGACGCCACGCCGGACATCGTCGTCGATCCGGAGACGTACCGCGTGACGGTCGACGGCGAGCCGGCCGTCTGCGAGCCGGCCGAGACCGTGCCGATGGCGCAGCGGTATTTCCTGTTTTGA
- a CDS encoding sensor histidine kinase, translating into MKDDNVVKDMTFRLLLHLALSAALSVITSVLLVVVAERLASELPGLRWLAHLLIDQLGDFTLVILALGLFLLFLLLLQQRQFRYFRDVSRSVRYIADGNFDYQVPVRQKNELGDLAAYINYLVHKLQLSLDDERRAEQTKSELITNVSHDLRTPLTSIIGYLGLIEQDRCRDEVEVRQYVNIAYEKSKRLNVLINDLFDYTKMRYETSPQRIHTFNLTELLRQLLIQYRVPLEEAGLAGALHAPSGKLPVTGDPDKLVRVFENLLANAIHYGKDGGKVDLHASAEGEEAVVEVVNYGEMISSVDLPHLFDRFYRVDKARGLGSGGSGLGLAIAKSIVEQHGGGISAASDPYLTSFQVRLPLAQESDL; encoded by the coding sequence TTGAAGGATGACAACGTCGTCAAGGACATGACGTTCCGCCTGCTGCTCCATCTGGCGCTGAGCGCCGCGCTGTCGGTCATCACGTCGGTGCTGCTCGTCGTCGTCGCGGAACGGCTGGCGAGCGAGCTGCCCGGACTGCGGTGGCTCGCGCATCTGCTGATCGACCAGCTCGGGGACTTCACGCTCGTCATCCTCGCGCTCGGGCTGTTCCTGCTGTTCCTGCTGCTGCTGCAGCAGCGGCAGTTCCGCTACTTCCGCGACGTCAGCCGCAGCGTCCGCTACATCGCTGACGGCAACTTCGACTACCAAGTGCCCGTGCGCCAGAAAAACGAGCTCGGCGACCTGGCCGCCTACATCAACTATCTCGTCCACAAGCTGCAGCTGTCGCTCGACGACGAGCGGCGGGCCGAGCAGACCAAGAGCGAGCTCATCACGAATGTCTCGCATGACCTGCGGACGCCGCTCACGTCGATCATCGGCTACCTCGGCCTGATCGAGCAGGACCGCTGCCGCGACGAGGTGGAGGTGCGCCAGTACGTGAACATCGCCTATGAGAAGTCCAAGCGGCTCAACGTCCTCATCAATGACCTGTTCGACTATACGAAGATGCGGTACGAGACGTCGCCGCAGCGCATCCATACGTTCAATCTGACCGAGCTGCTGCGCCAGCTGCTCATCCAGTACCGGGTGCCGCTGGAGGAGGCCGGCCTCGCCGGCGCGCTGCACGCTCCATCCGGCAAGCTGCCCGTCACGGGCGATCCGGACAAGCTCGTGCGCGTATTCGAGAATCTGCTCGCCAACGCGATCCATTACGGCAAGGACGGCGGCAAGGTCGACCTCCATGCGTCGGCCGAAGGCGAAGAGGCGGTCGTGGAAGTGGTCAACTACGGGGAGATGATCTCGTCGGTCGACCTGCCCCATCTGTTCGACCGGTTCTACCGCGTAGACAAGGCGCGCGGCCTCGGCAGCGGCGGCTCCGGCCTCGGCCTGGCGATCGCCAAAAGCATCGTGGAGCAGCACGGGGGCGGCATCTCGGCCGCGAGCGATCCGTACCTGACCTCGTTCCAGGTCCGGCTGCCGCTGGCCCAGGAAAGCGATCTTTAG
- a CDS encoding urease subunit beta: MIPGEYRTAQGSIVLNEGRRTAELIVVNQGDRPVQVGSHYHFFEVNRGLRFDRESAFGMRLDIPAGTAVRFEPGEEKPVQLVELGGSRLGYGLSGLTSGPAQAGAMPDDVRRRLEQWEQREGGRS, encoded by the coding sequence ATGATACCGGGGGAATACCGCACGGCTCAGGGGAGCATCGTGCTCAACGAAGGACGCCGCACGGCGGAGCTGATCGTCGTCAATCAAGGAGACCGGCCGGTGCAGGTCGGCTCGCACTACCATTTCTTCGAGGTGAACCGCGGCCTGCGGTTCGACCGGGAGTCGGCCTTCGGCATGCGGCTGGACATCCCGGCGGGCACGGCGGTCCGCTTCGAGCCTGGCGAGGAGAAGCCGGTCCAGCTCGTCGAGCTCGGGGGCAGCCGGCTCGGCTACGGGCTCAGCGGGCTGACCAGCGGGCCGGCCCAGGCCGGCGCGATGCCGGACGACGTGCGGCGCAGGCTGGAGCAGTGGGAGCAGCGGGAGGGCGGACGGTCATGA
- a CDS encoding response regulator transcription factor: MKKLLIVDDDREIAELIQIYLANEGYATVLAHDGDEALALASAEPFHLIVLDIMMPKTDGLEVCRQLRREGSAQVPILMLSAKAADMDKIMGLMTGADDYMVKPFNPLELVARVKSLLRRAYQFPKSAGGEGDGAVELGPFVIDKSTHTVTCRQDGRQLHLTSTEFGILHLLASHPGKVFSAEDIFQQVWKEKFYESNNTVMVHISKLRDKLEQETGDKFIVTVWGVGYKIEG, encoded by the coding sequence GTGAAAAAGCTGCTGATCGTCGACGACGACCGCGAGATCGCGGAGCTGATCCAGATCTATCTGGCCAACGAGGGCTATGCGACGGTGCTCGCCCATGACGGGGACGAGGCGCTCGCCTTGGCCTCCGCGGAGCCGTTCCATCTGATCGTGCTCGACATCATGATGCCGAAGACGGACGGCCTCGAGGTCTGCCGCCAGCTGCGGCGGGAGGGCTCCGCCCAGGTGCCGATCCTCATGCTGAGCGCCAAGGCGGCGGATATGGACAAGATCATGGGGCTGATGACGGGGGCGGACGACTACATGGTCAAGCCGTTCAATCCGCTGGAGCTCGTCGCCCGCGTCAAGTCGCTGCTGCGGCGGGCCTACCAGTTCCCGAAGTCCGCCGGCGGCGAGGGCGATGGAGCGGTCGAGCTCGGGCCGTTCGTCATCGACAAGTCGACCCATACGGTCACCTGCCGCCAGGACGGCCGCCAGCTCCATCTGACAAGCACGGAGTTCGGCATCCTCCATCTGCTCGCCTCCCATCCGGGCAAGGTGTTCAGCGCGGAGGACATTTTCCAGCAAGTATGGAAGGAAAAATTCTACGAATCGAACAATACCGTCATGGTGCATATCAGCAAGCTGCGGGACAAGCTGGAGCAGGAGACGGGAGACAAGTTCATCGTGACGGTGTGGGGGGTCGGCTACAAAATTGAAGGATGA
- a CDS encoding anti-sigma factor, translating into MREGHEGEERKPCSDIELYAMGLLEGEERERMERHVAGCSDCRRELEQIEELLGLLPLAAEPAEPPRGMRERVLGQVLGRPRAERLENEPDDRSEPALPPDLLLPVLQEEDARPHPPAPPEETAEEAPAAGRDRTELPAGRAKAAGASEEGFARRRRFAVGALAGAAAVMLLVTGVLAQRMDSLGRENKRLSAELQASTQTLDSTLEQLRKTEQPSAGAMVSQIVSLKPVKDLVARGQAYLVVDDRGTHLIVQASRLPELKDEQAYQVWLIKGDKPVNAGTFKPTGNAGAVTFTFPGGSYDQVALTLEPDAFGQAPRGDVVLAGALKT; encoded by the coding sequence ATGAGGGAAGGACATGAGGGGGAAGAGCGCAAGCCATGCTCGGACATCGAGCTGTACGCGATGGGCTTGCTGGAAGGCGAGGAGCGCGAGCGGATGGAGCGGCATGTAGCCGGCTGCAGCGATTGCCGCCGGGAGCTGGAGCAGATCGAGGAGCTGCTCGGCCTGCTGCCGCTTGCCGCCGAACCGGCTGAGCCGCCGCGCGGCATGCGCGAGCGGGTGCTCGGCCAGGTGCTGGGCCGTCCTCGGGCGGAGCGCCTGGAGAACGAGCCGGACGATCGCTCCGAGCCGGCGCTGCCTCCCGACCTTTTGCTCCCAGTGCTCCAGGAGGAGGACGCTCGTCCGCATCCGCCGGCTCCACCGGAGGAGACGGCTGAGGAAGCGCCGGCTGCCGGCCGGGATCGGACCGAGCTTCCAGCCGGCCGCGCGAAGGCCGCGGGAGCTTCGGAGGAAGGCTTCGCGCGGAGAAGGAGATTCGCTGTCGGAGCGCTGGCAGGCGCGGCGGCGGTCATGCTGCTCGTGACCGGAGTGCTGGCCCAGCGCATGGACAGCCTCGGACGCGAGAACAAGCGGCTCTCGGCGGAGCTGCAAGCCTCGACGCAGACGCTCGACAGCACGCTGGAGCAGCTGCGCAAGACGGAGCAGCCCTCCGCCGGCGCGATGGTCAGTCAGATCGTCTCGCTGAAGCCGGTCAAGGATCTCGTGGCCAGAGGGCAAGCCTATCTCGTCGTGGACGATCGCGGCACCCATCTGATCGTGCAGGCGAGCCGGCTGCCGGAGCTGAAGGACGAGCAGGCGTACCAGGTGTGGCTCATCAAGGGCGACAAGCCGGTGAACGCCGGCACGTTCAAGCCGACAGGCAATGCCGGAGCGGTCACGTTCACGTTCCCCGGCGGCTCGTACGACCAAGTCGCCCTCACGCTGGAGCCGGATGCTTTCGGACAGGCGCCGCGCGGCGACGTCGTGCTCGCAGGAGCCCTCAAGACGTAG